From a region of the Procambarus clarkii isolate CNS0578487 chromosome 2, FALCON_Pclarkii_2.0, whole genome shotgun sequence genome:
- the LOC138366082 gene encoding collagen, type I, alpha 1a-like: MSSSTSSNGADISDGAFGVDGADGADGADSDDGAFGADGADGSDGVDGADCADSDDGADGADGADGADGADGVDGVDGVDGADGVDGVDGADGADGVDGVDGADGADGVDGADGVDGVDGVDGADGADGVDRVDGVDGAHCVDGVDGADGAGLRITVNRLKTHDKIKPESKPTSADISVKPKQTQSADGADGVDGVDRVDGVDGADGADGVDGADGVDGVDGADGVDGVDRVDGVDGADGADGVDGVDGVDGVDGADGPDGVNGSVGADGADDADVAYGANGADGADGADGSVGADDADGAVGADGSVGADGADGVTWEGADGADGAYGADGSHGADGADGADGSDGFIGADGADVADGVDGANGSDGSDGADVADGVDGADDSDGADGADVSNGADGSDGSDGVDGADVFDGVNSADGFDGADGADGSAGSDGADGADGSDGVDGADGSNGVDGTDGADGADGSDGSDGANGFNGVDGTDGADGSDGSDGANGSNGVDGTDGADGSDGSDGANGSDDSDGADGSDGANGANVSDGVDGANVSDGSDGTVGFDGADGVDGADGSDGVDVIDCVDGADGSDGSNGANCADGSDGAIGFVGDDGSNGADGSDGAIVCCHSRPWHSPDCSIYCWISVIKLCLMFTQLCKQ; encoded by the exons ATGAGCAGCAGT ACTAGTTCCAATGGTGCCGATATTTCTGATGGTGCCTTTGGTGTTGATGGTGCCGATGGTGCTGATGGTGCTGATAGTGACGATGGTGCCTTTGGTGCTGATGGTGCCGATGGTTCTGATGGTGTCGATGGTGCCGATTGTGCTGATAGTGACGATGGTGCCGATGGTGCCGATGGTGCTGATGGTGCTGATGGTGccgatggtgttgatggtgttgatggtgttgatggtgccgatggtgttgatggtgttgatggtgccgATGGTGccgatggtgttgatggtgttgatggtgccgATGGTGccgatggtgttgatggtgccgatggtgttgatggtgttgatggtgttgatggtgccgATGGTGCCGATGGTGTTGATAGAGTTGATGGTGTAGATGGTGCCcattgtgttgatggtgttgatggtgccgATGgtgct gggttgaggatcacagttaacaggttgaagactcatgacaaaattaaacctgagtctaagccAACTAgtgctgatatttcagtcaaacctaaacagactcaga gtgCCGATGGTGccgatggtgttgatggtgttgatagagttgatggtgttgatggtgccgATGGTGccgatggtgttgatggtgccgatggtgttgatggtgttgatggtgccgatggtgttgatggtgttgatagagttgatggtgttgatggtgctgatggtgccgatggtgttgatggtgtcgaTGGTGTTGATGGAGTTGATGGTGCCGATGGTCCTGATGGTGTCAATGGTTCCGTTGGTGCCGATGGTGCTGATGATGCTGATGTTGCCTATGGTGCCAATGGTGCCGATGGTGCCGATGGTGCCGATGGTTCCGTTGGTGCCGATGATGCTGATGGTGCCGTTGGTGCCGATGGTTCCGTTGGTGCCGATGGTGCTGATGGTGTAACATGGGAGGG TGCCGATGGTGCCGATGGTgcgtatggtgctgatggttcccATGGTGCTGATGGTGCCGATGGTGCTGATGGCTCTGATGGTTTCATTGGGGCTGATGGTGCCGATGTTGCAGATGGTGTCGATGGTGCCAATGGTTCCGATGGTTCTGATGGTGCCGATGTTGccgatggtgttgatggtgccgATGATTCTGATGGTGCCGATGGTGCTGATGTTTCCAATGGTGCCGATGGTTCCGATGGTTCTGATGGTGTCGATGGTGCCGATGTTTTCGATGGTGTCAATAGTGCAGATGGTTTTGATGGTGCCGATGGTGCTGATGGTTCCGCTGGCTCTGATGGTGCCGATGGTGCTGATGGTTCTGATGGTGTCGATGGTGCTGATGGTTCCAATGGTGTCGATGGTACCGATGGTGCCGATGGTGCTGATGGTTCTGATGGTTCTGATGGTGCCAATGGTTTCAATGGTGTTGATGGTACCGATGGGGCTGATGGTTCCGATGGTTCTGATGGTGCCAATGGTTCCAATGGTGTCGATGGTACCGATGGTGCCGATGGTTCCGATGGTTCTGATGGTGCCAATGGTTCTGATGATTCTGATGGTGCCGATGGTTCTGATGGTGCCAATGGTGCCAATGTTTCCGATGGTGTCGATGGGGCCAATGTTTCTGATGGTTCCGATGGTACTGTTGGTTTTGATGGTGCCGATGGTGTCGATGGTGCCGATGGTTCCGATGGTGTCGATGTTATCGATTGTGTCGATGGTGCTGATGGTTCCGATGGTTCCAATGGTGCCAATTGTGCTGATGGTTCCGATGGTGCCATTGGTTTTGTTGGTGACGATGGTTCCAATGGTGCTGATGGTTCCGATGGTGCCATTGTTTGCTGTCATAGTCGCCCTTGGCACTCACCAGACTGTTCCATCTACTGTTGGATATCAGTAATTAAGTTATGTTTAATGTTCACACAACTGTGTAAACAATAA